A window of Salvia splendens isolate huo1 chromosome 8, SspV2, whole genome shotgun sequence genomic DNA:
actttcaCCCACATTTCCTCTTtccaattaaacactttaaccaataaccctaaaatctcgtgtcggtcaagaaatgtgtcatctagtcgagacggagggagtactattcaagcataaatattcaaaatctTGTGCAGTATATGAGCTTGTGGACCAATCTACCAGCTAAAGCCATACAAACTACCAGCGGTGGACAATCGACCCATAAGCTTACGGGCGGTTTGACTAACATGTTTGAAGTATAAATGTGCATTAATCATAACAATAAATTCGTCAGCGTATTATTGATGGTGGTTTAAATTTTTACTCCTAATTATgagtaatttgtaattttttaatgaataaataaatttaaaaaactgAAGTAGACTAAAATCTCAGGCATTAACTACTCTATCATATCATCATTATCATCAATTTCTATTTCAGACATTTGCTCATATAATCAAATATCTAGTCGCATAACTCAccgttattttatttttaacttttttttaattatctttcaattttaatttatatttagtttatatttttattggagTGCATGTAAACACATATAAAACCTCCGaatacatattaattaaattaacatAACTAATACTAGTACATTAATTAATATAAGAAAAATgcataaatttaaatttctaatttaaaaatttGTGGCGGGAATTGAGCAAAATTTTACAGTTTGGGAGACTTGACAACTAATTGTGAATTGGTCAATGCTCTCCTTGTATTTTGCCGAGAAACTGTAAAAATGTACATGAAATATGATTGAATTGtgttgtatttatagatgaaaatgattattaaataataaaatagtattaattgttatttaaataaattattttcagtCCAGTACTGAGGCCTAGCAATGCAAACCGCATTCGAGGCTGGACTGGACTGCACTGCAAACGCGGATTCATACCGCTCAATGGTCCCAGATCCCGCCAAGCCCAGCCCTGCCGCCCTTATCCAACAACGCCCCGACTCGGACCGCACTTTTGGTAATGCGGTCTGGCCACTCACCCCTCTTATCATTTCTAATGCTCTAAATAAGTGTAGTAGGTTAGCACTCTTTTTGTGGGTAATGATTTCCCACCTTTATATATAAACAATGGGCCTATTAATATGGCCCATTAAGAGTATCGTAGCCGAAGCCATAGTCAAGATTTGCTAGAGGCCCATGTCCAATATAGTTTGCTTTATTCAACAATATTAAAAGATGATTTCAAATTCATTTTTGCTTGGGCTTTGATTGGTGCAATGGGCTCAAGAATAGAACACCTAAAACAACAAAAGGTGTCATTATTCGTATTTTTAAAACAAACGATTAAAAGCAGCTGATCAAATAATAGTAGTTGAATTATTTTACTTtgtattttcagatttttttaaaaaaattctgcTTTTGCGGTTCAAATTTAGTTATAAAAAGCTTATATTTATGGATATTTCCGGTCACTACAGAAATTAACAAAGCATTTTAAATTACATCAAGCTTTAGGCTAATTGTTATTTCTTGAGAAAACTAATCAAACAGAAAAGTTTGGTTGTGGATTAATTAGTCTTAGTCGTTACCTCTGGATTAATCACCTTTTACTTTTGTTAGTATTatgtaaaaatttaaaatttgaagataatgaattaaaataacatattttGATTGTTAGGATGTGTCCAAATTCAAATCGACACGCATTCACACTGAAATATTTCAAATCAATGGCATAAATGATAAACTCTCGAATATCGACAATAATATATAATAAGGTGAATAACTACTCATAAATTAGGTACAATCCATGTGAAATATTGTGAATTAATactaaaataatttgaataccGTGACGAAGAATAGTCTCAATTTGAGGACAAACCATGTTCATGAAAACCATGCAAAGTACACAAATGATATGTGAATTTGGACTAAGGTCACGTCTCAAATCAAAATCcttcctttctttctttctttctatattctttatttattatttttcattttggattAGTTATTTATAAATACAAGAATTATACTCAAATTTAATACTTAATCCATCCCCTATAAATAAGACTAGTTTTGCCAATTTTTATCATCTCTTACCAGATAGAAAATTTAAACAACTCAACACTAGTAATAATGTGGATCCAATAATCCATTAACATTACTTCTATTACATTTTCCTctcctctatcttactttaccaattgcataTTAAAATACATGCAATTTCATAATGGGCTATTTTTATTAGACGGGTAGAATAGTTttgacattttaatttttttatcaaaaaaatttacATGAAAGTTTATTTTTCGAATTGGCACAGAATCCAAATTTCAATGGGTAATACCTTTATTATTCGAAGTCTCACCTTTAATTCGAAAGTCCCAGCTCTCGATGGTAGTTTTCTTATAAAATCCGTAGTATTAAATTTTGGTTACCAAAAATAGTTTAAAAGTTGTTGTCACTAATTTGGATTCTTGTACTGCATACACTACAATACCTTCAACTTTAACATCAGACTTTAAGAGAATCGAATCATTGGCCTCCAATAGAAACCCAAATTCTAAAAAACTACGAATCCTGACAAAAATTCAAAGATGATTAAAAACCAAAATTTATATACTACCTtcgtatttaaaaaatataaacatttgaaacagcacgggttttaatacacaactggtaaagtaagagagaaaaattggtaaagtaagaaagagaatgaaaaaataaataaagtaagaaagatggagATAAAAAGTAGTCGAAGTGGTGGTTAGTGGATTGTAGGGTCCACgtccaaaaatagaaagattctaaagtttctatttttaagtaacggcacaaaatgaaaatagtttccatttttaaaatacggaggtactccctccgttccagaGTAGTGGAGTgaagtcattttatcattttggtacgttccatagtagtaaagtcatttccctttttagtaaaagttaacacatttcttctcagttactttactctctcttactttattctctcttcatctctctacctttttcatttcctactttattcttcctttaaTAAACCCACCtaaaacaaatttttttaatcttgtgcCGGCAAGAAATGCCTCCACTAGTATGGAACGgaggagggagtagtataattCATGTATTTCCAAACCAATACTACATattctatttatatttatactaaaaatCCCATGAAAACATTAGTCGGTTCAAAACTATGATACAGATAAAATTCGTGTATTTACATAGAAATAATTCCCTAAGTTGGAAATAAGCAATACATTCAACTTTTACATCAGACTCTAGAGAATTGAATTATTGGCCGCCAAAGAAATTCTAAATTCCAAATCCcgacaaaaaaaaatcagagtctattaaaaatcaaaattcggGTACAATTCATGTATTTAcatacaaataatattttaatttttcaagtTAGAAATAAGGGTTGTTTTATTAAttccaaaaaaaacaaaaatttgtAAATGGAGGAGCATTCAACAAGGGGCCGAACTATAAGGTTTCACCTATAAAATGCCacctctctcactctcactctctcaCACCAGCCACCATTTTTCGCCCTTACTCAAGTTTGGTCCCAaaacatctttctctctccataATCTTTAGATGGCGCCGGATGTCTGCGAAGGGCCGAGGAATTCGAGCAAGTACGCGTTGAAGAAGGGGCCGTGGACGGCGGCCGAGGACTTGCTGCTGTTGGAGTACGTGAAGAAGCACGGAGAAGGGAACTGGAACGCGGTTCAGAGGAATTCCGGGCTGATGCGATGCGGGAAGAGCTGCAGGCTGAGATGGGCTAATCATTTGAGGCCTCATCTTAAGAAGGGAGCTTTCTCTGCCCAGGAAGAACGCCTCATCGTTGAGCTTCATGCTAAGATGGGAAATAAATGGGCTCGCATGGCTTCTGAGGtccctctctctcctctctcctctctcctctcctctctctctctctatatatatatgtgtgtgttttggtGAATGGTAGTTCTTTCTCGTTTTTTGGTTTTTGGTAATTGTAACATTTCTAAGTATTTTTTGAGTGAATTTATAGACAACCAAGCAAAATTTGTTAAACCATGGGTGTTTGAGTGACGGCCAATTCTTTCTCAAAGATCATAGTTGTTCGAACCCGAGACCTTTGAGTTTTCGgattttaactattttattgTTAGGCCAACAACACAAATAGAGGTTTCTTTTTATGTGTGTCTGGGTTGAAGGTTTTcgtattttaactattttatcACTAGGCCAACAAATAGTTTCTTTGTATAtagtaatgaaaaattaatttattgaattttaCTTGAAAAACAACAGCTTCCGGGGAGAACAGACAACGAGATCAAGAATTACTGGAACACGAGGCTAAAGCGGCGACAACGCGCAGGACTACCGATCTATCCACGCGACATCGCGGAGCAAGAGCAACCCAAGCGCCATGACCCATCCCGAGGAGCCACGCCTTCGCTCTCGTCCCTCCTCGCTGGGTCCCATCCCCGGAGCCCGTCTCCGTTGATCACCTTCGCAAAGCCTCTCTACACCAACAACCAGCATCTCAAGCTCTACCAAGACAGCAACGGCGGCTTATCGCTGTCGCTCGACGCCTCCAATCCGATCATGTCTTCATCCACTTTCCTCAATCAAGGATTGGTGAATCAATTGCCGATGATCAGTTCAATTGTTCAGTACAATTCTCTAAATCCAGTGAATTATGGAATTGGGGCTCTAGGACTTCCTTCAATCCCGGCGGCGGCCTTGACTCCGGCGGCGTCGTCGAGCGACGGTGTGGAGGAGTTTGAGGCGGCGGAGAGGAGTAGAAGCGGGCTGTTGGAGGGTTTGTTTGGGGAATCTCGAGCTTATTGTGGGAAAAGAAAAGAGGGTTTTATTGGAAATTtgcatgaagaagaagaagatgaagaaggttttggttttgggcaTGGCGTTTCGAGCTCGAATGAGAGCTATGAAGGTATAATTAATCCTTTTTATTAGATTAATTTGGTTTGGTTTCTAGTTTTGGTCTTGATGGGATCGTTTGTACTACCTTTTTTAGTTTATGATCTTATTTAcattgaaaagaataaaaaaaaattagagtgTGAGATtgtttttattctatttttttatgttgaatTAATTGcttttcatcattttttgttttgatttttgttttagtCTTAGAATTTGATTTGCTTTGatgataattataatttataaggtTTGTGTTatctaatttatatttttatttttaaattttgagttTTTCAGTTGATGATTTGTACACACAACTGTGGTTTTATGTTATACTCCTCCGTGTCCCAGTATAAGtgaatcattttcctttttgaatGTCTATCTctaaatgacatatttctaaaaatagaaacataattctctctatttttctttctcttaatttattctctctacttcactcataaaataatactgcataaaatctcgtgtcagaATAGAAATGTTTCACTTAAAATGGGGCGGAGTGAGTATTTACACGTGTTAAATGATTAAATGCAACTAAGGTTGATTTTCTCACAAATATTTTGTAGTAGGCACTAAGATGATTAAGTCAATCAAGTGTGTGGTGTTTTAGTTACGCCAGCTTAATTGCTAATATGTTTTTCTTTGATCAATAAGTTGGAAGTTtatacttacattttattataaaatcaatatacaAAGTAggatcacattccactaactttttctaccatTTTATTTCACAAAGCCTAACAATTTCATAAAATCCGAGTTGGTAAAAAATGGGACATCTATTGACGGAGGGATTAGTATTATTTGACCATATTATGACCAATCTTTaaagtattactccctccgtcccattcaagatggccacctttccttttttgtttgtcctaatcaagatgaccactttccaattttggaaataacatcctctctcttctctcctcattaaaatattcaattacatttttcctctctactttattctacctaacaacactttctaaaatctcgtgtcactcaagaatgtggtcatCTTGAGTGAGATGGAGGGAATATCTTTTTTAATCAAAGAAAATATGGAGGAAGGTTATATACGTAAATTAGATTAGTGACTGACCCAAACCTATTTATGAACATGTCCCCGTTATGAATTAGTTAAATTTTGACATTAACTTTTAATTTCATTATAGTCAAAGATAGATATTTGTAGTGGAAAATCTAAGCTGTCCAAACTTACCCCACCATCGTCCACTTCTAAATTGCAATTAGTTGATTAAGTTTATAATTAGGGGTCATACAAAATCAGCTGAGACTGATTTGCTAAAAAATTTTGTTATGGAAAATAGTTTCTCATGGCTAAATATGGAGAAGGCtgaattttgttatatatacaTCACTCTTTTCCCAGCTTGCTTCTCTTCTGTAGTTCTATATATCCCTTTACAATTAAGTTATTAAGCCTAtattgtaatttcttttttcttttgtttcttataCAAATATTATGCACAATATCCAATAATCTTATGCGTACGTATACGATCttataataggagtatttattttttgtctATTATATTCTAATGTGtaataaagcataaaaattACACTAATGTCTAATTGTACTTCAATTTTATAATCCTATTAAGAACCATccaaattaatttgatatttaattaatatattcatatatatcgATAGCCACAATGTGATCACCTTAGAAAACCTTCATTTCGTAATTGGATAAACCCTCGATTTTCTGCTTTTTTCTGGTGATATTTTATGGGCATGACGTTGTATCGAGGAGGCTTTTTTCTAAAATTTCCCAAATTAAAGTACTAAAATACAAAGCATAGACGTGAAAGATGCTTCGATCACCCATATCATAAGCCTCATCTTTTATTTAAATCTTTTTTGGAGAATATttaattctttttaattattataataagtTGAGAAGGAGAGAGAAGTTGGCAATGGTATGGGCTGCGTGGTCCCTTTTACAAGAAAGACTGTTGTACGTTTCAAATTTCTAATTTTGCTTTGGCCACTCgtaaaatactactccttgtTACATAAATTagtccatttttttatattcatttgaTTTTAATACTTTGATATTATTATGGACGTCGTTACTTTACAAATTATATACTTCAATCCATTTTTACTATAACTTCAGACAAATGAATAACAAGATCTACTATTCTCAGTGAATTTTGataatttgtaaaattaatggcgtgaataacaatttttttatgtaCTAATACTAAACTAAAtgtacaaaacaaaataaattaaataaactgaGCATCGATTTTCATGTAACCTGGACTAAATAAGAGAGACATGAGATATGTAGCGTaacatttttctctctatatGTCATATATGTGTTGTGTGAAAGAGAGGATATCCTTTTAGTTTATACTGCGccaacattatttattttgttttatagatTTTATTTGATTCCAATTTCTCAAAAAATACTAACTTACACTGATAATTTAgtaaattaccaaaaaaataatagtaatcaaagtcttatttgtttttttacccatttatttaatcttatgtagaaaatgaataaatcaAGTATTCATttatatgtattttgtatagttaaTTACAAGAAATAATTTCTTaagtataaaaattaaattcaatatataaaacaaaataaatagagcTATTCATATAATTTAACATAACATTCTCTATATACTATCGAATCATCAACCATCTGACGTGttttttgtaaaaaatcatggattaaatatgcccggtcaatggattttgaccaaataataaatgtgacgagacatttaattttgtgaaattaaatgacatagcgtcgatctacattttacgtaggtaaatgtagtatattcactttctcaaatccgatttccggtgagtgagaaatagtggattaaagttgggcataattagcttttaattaaagcttggagatggagcttagggaataattaactagtgttaattatcccacattggaggattaacacatctttaatgtgtataaattaagtgactttatgttacttaataattatagtggaccaagatgggtgaaagagcccacacgcgcgcacacgcgcgcgccgccgccgccgcccgcccgagcccgagcccgtgcccgtgcccgtggtcgcgggcgcgggccgcgggccgcgggcctcgggcctcgggcctcgggcctcgggcccgatcccgatcccgatcccgatcccgatctcgatctcgatctcgatcttgatcttggacttggacttggacttggacttggacttggacttggatcttggatcttggatcttggatcttggtctttgggtggtctttgggcttggtgcttggcccaattccatgcatcactacacaattcaaaaagcattctgcatcataagctctctccctctccctgcatagttttttctgtcgaagctctgccctctcctccatccagttcgccggagctctgttgattgcggtgctgcatcaatagagacgtagccgttttacctttggggacgacacgccaaaccgaagagcactaccggggcgtatctcgtcttgcgggaagaggcctcctcgactcggctaatcacactggtttagtagtttcgattatacgttgtatttttaagttcagttcttcctttcctttcttttgggttgtattacgcccggtagttatctttgtaatcccagaaaccaacaatcgcaagacgagataacttgcctttgaaggaatttggacttctaaactgaactaaaactttcgaaatattaaacacctttgctggagatgtctaccgactccaacaccgccgctgccaccaccgccgccgccattccctccaccatggcgaccactggaccggtcaacacttcatcgattccctcgatgatgccaacttctggcttcccagccgcttcatccaccgtcccttgggtttgggacaaccccttcggggcgtccactggttccacctttggtggttcggttggttccacttttagtggttccttcggatcctttaatggatcgagtgttggtgccttcgggctcaatactaatgttggatctttcgggatcaacacgaatgctggggccttcgggtctcatgcgggtgctagtcccttcggggctggtacgaccatggcgggctctatgcccaacatgaatggtgggggctctatgcccaaccaagttgttggctccttcgggggcaacggaattggttccttccaaggaccaactgcggcacctttggcaccaagaatgatgccacctgccgagaagccaccaaagtttggaggatctgacttcaagcggtggtaccagaagatgttgttctacttgacaacattgggcgtcgccaacttcctcacggagaacgagccgcccgcgccaagcgaccaagagactaggctcgaagtcatggcggactatgaagcttggagaaaaggggattatctatgtaaaaactttattttaagtgcattagatgatagcctctataatgtatactccaatgtaaccacatctaaacaaatgtgggaaagcctagagaagaaatatagcatagacaatgctgcagggactgaacaggttgtagcatccaagtttatggactacaagatggtcgactctcgacccatcatggagcaagtccaagagctccaaatgatcatccactccttagtggctgaagggatgaccttgcccgataagttcctaaggtgcacgatcattgacaagctccctccaagttggaaggacttcaagagttatctcaagcacaagcgaaagcagatgacccttgaagacttgatcgtgaagttgcgcattgaggccgacgtgcgcaaaagtgatcaaaaggctaagggcttcaccccaaatgaagccaaagccaacctgttggagcggggcggtccctccaacaaacgccctcgcccaaaccgtccaaacgacaaagggaagggaaagcagccttcaaagaagtttgaaggcgactgctacaaatgtggcaaaccgggccactttgccaaagactgccgcagcaagaagaagaagccggcagcccacgtcgttgagaaggagttcaaggactgggatgagaacgacctcattgcagtggtcactgaagaggttaaccttgttgataacaagggaggctggtacatcgacaccggcgctactgctcatgtttgctccgacaggagcaagtttgcctcctacactgctgttgaagggaggaagatcaacatggggaatcaagcatcgtcagaagtcctcggcgttggcaacgtgattctcatgatgacgtctggcctaactatcactttgaaggatgtgctgcatgtcccggacatccgcaagaacctagtgtcaggatcaatactagttaataaagggtttaaacttgtatttgagtccgataggtttgtcttgtataagtttggaaaatccatcggaaaaggttatgtaaccgatgggcttttcaagcttagtgtagcaactcgaagtgttgcgaagccattggccaataagaataaagcatctacttcctcttatttgattgagtcttcaaatttgtggcattgtagattgggacatgtaaattcaaaagccattaaaagattagtaaatttagatttactaaaggctaatgaattggatatccaagataaatgtgaaatttgtcttgaagcaaaaatgactaagttgccgtttcactcggttgaacgaagcacaaaaccccttgaattaattcacacggatgtatgtgatttaaagatgttgcaaactagaggtggtaaaaagtactttatcactttcatagatgattgcacaagatattgctacatttatcttttaagaagcaaagatgaagcaatagaggcgttcaaaaattataagaacgaagttgagaatcaacttggttgtaaaatcaaaatgattcgaagcgatagaggaggcgaatatgtagccccgtttgaggagttatgcaacgcaagtggtataattcatcaaacaactgctccatattcaccacaatccaatggtgttgcagaacgcaagaatcgaactctaaaagagatgatgaatgcactgctactcagttcaggattaccacataacatgtggggggaagctgttttgacagcaaactatatcttgaataaaatccctctcaaaggaaaagatattactccttatgagttgtggaagggaaggaagccatcctacaaatacctcaaagtgtgggggtgtttggcaaaggtgatggttcctccgcccaaagaagttacaatcggacctaagacggttgattgcatcttcattggatatgcacttaacagtagtgcatatcgatttgttgttcacaagtctgaaatatcgactatcacagtaggaacaacaattgagtcgaggaatgctgtatttctcgaaaatacctttccttgcaaagataaggaaaaagtatcaaccaattctgagacaagaattgaagaagccactagttctaaacaagtggaagaagaagccactagttctaaatcaacagatgcggaacctgaatcgcgcaagcgtgcaaggcccgatccaaaagatacagtactaagacgtggtaatagagtcagaacaccaaaaacttttggtcctgactacattgctttcatgttggatgaagaaccaacatcgataaaagtagcctttgctggcccagacgggctgcattggagagaagctgttcaaagcgaaattgattcaattttgctaaaccacacatgggtgttggttgatttgcccgaaggtgctaaacctttaggatgcaaatgggttcttaaaagaaagtttaaggccgatggaacagttgataagtataaagcccgattagtagtaaagggttttaaacaaaaagaaggacatgacttcttcgatacctattcacctgtaacaaggattacatctatccgggtgcttctcgctattgctgcattgcacaatctcgagattcatcaaatggatgtaaagaccgcgtttctgaatggtgaactagaagacgaaatctacatggaacaacccgaagggtttgtagtacctggacaagagaaaaaggtatgcaagctcgtgaaatccctatatggattgaaacaagcgccattgcaatggcacttgaagtttgataatgtgatgttatcaaatgggtttaaaatcaacgagtgcgacaaatgtgtctacatcaagagcactaataacggtcatgttatagtgtgtctctacgttgatgatatgttaatcttgggtagcaacactcaagtaattaacgatacaaaggccatgttaaagagaaactttgacatgaaagacatgggtctagccgatgtaattcttggaatgaagattttaAGAatgaatgatggaatcatcttaacacaatcacattatgttgagaagatattgaataaattcaaagcctatgatggcgcgccggttaagactccaattgaactcgacgttcacttgagcaaaaacaaaggcgagcccgttgcacaagaagagtatgcacgggtcatcgggtgcattatgtacttgactaattgcactcgacctgacattgcttgtgccgtgaacaagttaagtcgttacacgagcaatccaagcaaagagcattggagagctcttgtgagggttttgagatatttaaaacacactcaaaatcttgggctacacttctcgagataccccccggtgcttgaagggtactgtgatgccaattggatatccgataatagagactcactttcaacaagtggatatgtctttactattgggggtggtgctgtatcgtggaaatccacaaaacagacctgtatagcccgatcaacaatggaatcggagttcattgccttggataaggctggtgaggaagccgagtggcttaagaacttccttgaagacattccatgttggtctaagccagtgccaccagtgctgattcactgcgatagccaagcggctattggaagggcaaacaatggtttctataacggtaagtctcgacatatacgtcgacgacataacaccgtgagacatttgatcacaacaggggtgattacaattgactatgtgaagtcaatagataatctagcggatccgctaaccaaagggttaaaccgtgatcaaatgaataagttgctagagggaatgggtttgaaatccacaaactaaagaattgtcatagtggtaacccaaccatgatgactggagatcccaagaacttggttcaaagggacaactaagctatgagagttcatggaaaaacactcaaactatatctattccctagagagcaatagagtgttggagaacttgcctcgtggtaaaggctaagtctatgacttttaatggttcttaaggatctcaaagagatggaattctcaaagagaccaagtatggcaaggtacttgactaagaatcacctacgtaagtgcgaagtgtggtcgcttcataaaaaacgcacttatgaatccaaagtggtgtccaagaccgcaatggacacaaaacgtgagaacggatgaggttgag
This region includes:
- the LOC121744039 gene encoding transcription factor MYB97-like, with protein sequence MAPDVCEGPRNSSKYALKKGPWTAAEDLLLLEYVKKHGEGNWNAVQRNSGLMRCGKSCRLRWANHLRPHLKKGAFSAQEERLIVELHAKMGNKWARMASELPGRTDNEIKNYWNTRLKRRQRAGLPIYPRDIAEQEQPKRHDPSRGATPSLSSLLAGSHPRSPSPLITFAKPLYTNNQHLKLYQDSNGGLSLSLDASNPIMSSSTFLNQGLVNQLPMISSIVQYNSLNPVNYGIGALGLPSIPAAALTPAASSSDGVEEFEAAERSRSGLLEGLFGESRAYCGKRKEGFIGNLHEEEEDEEGFGFGHGVSSSNESYEGIINPFY